From Cellulosimicrobium sp. ES-005, one genomic window encodes:
- a CDS encoding peptidoglycan-binding protein: MRAARRSWRTTTGWVLAVLVALGAGAWAGRATLAPPTVETASVEALTYTVAEETVGHSVSVPVTVTWPTADLAAGASTGTVTTVDVEPGATVAAGDRLLTVGLRPVVVLAGSVPAFRDLGADTEGQDVAQLQAYLREAGYLTARRGDGVFGPATERAVRAWQKDAGFPVDGVVRTGDVYFVTDLPARIVLDPGVVVGAVLAPGERLVSTITGDPVFEMVLSVEQASLVPTSGPARVRSGESTWDATISSATSTSDGSLRLLLTAPDGGPVCGSDCAALDVVRAVEGGTAGGGPAPSADVVASVVLDGEIVVVEEATGPTVPAAALRTRADGSVQVVVEDGTADGREAAVTIVSSGSGRSVVEGVEVGDVVRLFEAGTG, encoded by the coding sequence GTGAGAGCGGCACGTCGGTCGTGGCGCACCACGACGGGCTGGGTCCTCGCGGTGCTGGTGGCGCTCGGCGCCGGAGCGTGGGCGGGGCGAGCGACGCTCGCCCCGCCCACGGTCGAGACCGCCTCGGTGGAGGCGCTCACCTACACCGTGGCGGAGGAGACCGTCGGGCACTCAGTGAGCGTGCCCGTCACGGTGACCTGGCCGACGGCGGACCTCGCTGCCGGAGCGAGTACCGGCACGGTCACGACGGTCGACGTGGAGCCGGGCGCGACGGTCGCGGCCGGGGACCGGCTCCTCACGGTCGGGCTGCGCCCCGTCGTCGTCCTCGCGGGCAGTGTGCCCGCCTTCCGCGACCTCGGCGCGGATACTGAGGGGCAGGACGTCGCCCAGCTCCAGGCGTACCTCCGCGAGGCCGGGTACCTGACGGCGCGTCGCGGCGACGGCGTCTTCGGGCCCGCGACCGAGCGCGCGGTGCGCGCGTGGCAGAAGGATGCCGGGTTCCCGGTCGACGGTGTCGTGCGCACGGGCGACGTCTACTTCGTCACCGACCTCCCGGCCAGGATCGTGCTCGATCCGGGTGTGGTCGTCGGCGCGGTGCTCGCGCCGGGCGAGCGCCTGGTGTCGACGATCACCGGGGACCCGGTCTTCGAGATGGTGCTGAGCGTCGAGCAGGCGTCGCTCGTCCCCACGAGCGGTCCTGCGCGCGTGCGGAGCGGCGAGTCGACCTGGGACGCCACGATCTCGTCCGCGACGAGCACGAGCGACGGGTCGCTGCGGCTGCTGCTCACGGCGCCCGACGGAGGCCCGGTGTGCGGGTCGGACTGCGCCGCGCTCGACGTCGTGCGGGCCGTCGAGGGCGGGACCGCCGGCGGCGGACCTGCGCCATCCGCTGACGTGGTCGCTTCCGTCGTCCTCGACGGAGAGATCGTCGTCGTCGAGGAGGCGACCGGGCCCACGGTGCCCGCCGCGGCGCTGCGCACGCGGGCGGACGGCTCCGTGCAGGTCGTCGTGGAGGACGGCACCGCCGACGGGCGCGAGGCCGCGGTGACGATCGTGTCGAGCGGTTCGGGCCGTTCGGTGGTGGAGGGCGTCGAGGTCGGCGACGTCGTCCGACTCTTCGAGGCGGGCACGGGGTGA